The Ananas comosus cultivar F153 linkage group 6, ASM154086v1, whole genome shotgun sequence genome segment cttgagcattactcggctcgttcgaattaggctcgaaaaactcgaatatatatatatatatatatatatagtagaactactatgctatcgaaagtatagaagatcaggtgctttcgattttttgattcttagaccaacccttttaatcatttcttatctttggattaatactattattatcttgtagggaccactcaatcctgaggatattatttaatcctaggagggaccgcaatcatcccaaccatacaattcttaatcaaaaagtcaaaaattcaaaaacatcaaatcctctatattttcgatagtatagtagttctacactatatataaatatataaatatatatatatatatattaaaaaatatataaatataatatattttaattatatataggctgagtgaataatctcagtttagttaaaattgggtcAATGTTGTTGGTACTAAATTTAACATTTCCATCTTATTTCTTTCCTTTCACAAAACTctaaatttttcaatatttttctctctttttctttttttgtcttcACCCCTAAGTAGCCAAGGCGTAAAAAAGACGCATCCTTCAAAAGTTACCCAAGTATCAGCAGATCCGCCAATTGCCTACTGCTTGCTATTAATTAATGCTTAGAGCAAAAaacatgaatattttttaaaatcaacaaattacTTCTTCATCATAAACatttaattttcagttataTATGATTGCATACGTTTACTCACatatttatcatataattttatctGTAGTTTTGACGCCggcaaaatgaaaaatgaataatatgggattgaaggcggaagagaaagacatgtgaggctgaaaaaattagatattagaCTCATCAAAtcaagacatgtgaggctgaaaaaattagatattcgactcataaattatttttcttcatattataatactatatttcatataattattttgtattttgaactattagacatatttttgtatcaaattatagataatgttctatacaaattaattaaactattgattgtataatgttgagaatttcaagcagctcgtttagggctcgagctcgctcgactcgaaattaggctcgctcgagctcggctcgaattaatttcaatccaagattgagcttaaatttaggctcgaaattaatttcaagccgaatttgagccgaggtaagctcgctcgagatcggcttgtttccacccctacaaataagtgttggtaactTAGCAGCAccttttttaggttataccaATACTCTTAAACTGTCATTATATACCTAACGACCCCACATaaagcaacactttttaaaagtgtaggTAATTTAGTCAGCAGTATTTTTgttgacctgtaccgacatttaaaagtatcgctatacaccatttttgttgtagcgATTCTATACTTCtgtgaaaatttttaataaaataaatcaaaacgTAGGATGATGATAGTTTCAAAGTCATTGAATTTCTATTAAAGAAATACTAGTACAAAatagctaaaataaaaatagcaaaaatagctcttgaaaatgataatttttaatcaCCGAGAGCCAAACAACTCATGTATCTTTACAAAatagctaaaataaaaatagcaaaaatacatactcttataaatacccactttttcacttttttcatgacttaaaaaaaatctaaattttaccctctcaaaattttaaattaatatacttacCTTCCCTATTCAGGTTATGCTGCAATAATTCGGTCTattgtttataatttataattggATATATCTACCTTCCCTATTCAGGTTGTGCTATCATTCTGTCTATTGAAAATAGATGGAATAcataaagaaattattttttttctattgaacAGTAAAGATAGTTTTGTTATTCTGCTCTCTCCGTTAACGTCATAACCTTCTGAAaacattttcaaattttaatgagggagaaaaatatagatttttgaaagtaaaaaaaacagtaaaaaaacGGATATTTACGTAAAGGTGTTCTGCATTTTAGCTTTAaagaattattaataaaaaaaaattgaataaaccTGGTTACTTTCAGCCAGTACTAATTAAGCGACTAACCTCAGTCAATTTATctgttattattaatttcagAATATTATTAATCTGATCAGCCATTAAgtaaattcaacaaattttagGGCTAAATTAATGTATATATGGTTAATTAAAACAACTATAATGTTCATAAAGATTATCTAATTTTCTGAAGTTTCAATAACTACCTGCAATTAAACATATATTTAGCAAAATCtgtaaaatattatagataatTAACAATTCATTGAACTGATACATGATGGTGGTAAGCGAATTTACTAAGCATGCAAGTATGCAACTGATGAACACATCTGATTTAATGTGCAGGCATGGATCACAGAAATGGCTGCTCATGTCAAGTCCATTGACAGCAACCACATGCTCGAAATCGGGATCGAAGGATTCTACGGCGAGTCGATGCCGGATCGTAAGCAATTCAACCCCGGCTACAAAGTCGGCACCGATTTCATCTCCGACAACCAGATTCCTGGGATTGATTTTGCCACAATTCATGCATACCCTGATCAGTGGTGAGCACTTAATCCTGCAATTCGATCGATTTGTTGCTCTATAAAAGCTTAAATTACTAGAGAATGATATTCAATGTACATATTCTATGTATTGGGCccgaaaattttaaatgctttttttttttaatttctcttctaatagtataaaataatgGTGAGAACTGTCCAAAAGTACGTCAATTTTTTCggctttttaaaatataaaaacatgtTAGTTTGGCAATACAATATACCTCAACTAGATCTAATTGGTTTTGCTTTTGGAAATTTATGTAGGGATTTATTGTACTTGCCTTGTGAGATAATTATTTGCATCATTCTAgggaaagaaaaattgaaaaaaaaaatccaccaaaaataacAATAAGGAAACACCAATGCtatcatatttcttcttttttatctctcaaaaaaaaaaaaaaaattcttcttttttaaacTGAATATAAATCTTGTGTTCAATGTCATTTGTTCTTTaccaactaaaatttttatagaaaactagTTTCTCACTTAATACCAGAATTTTctgttttagaaaaattaaaaataaaatttgctcCCTTCATAATTGGGTTAATTACATATGAAATTGTATATACTTATTGAACATAAGAGCATAAGATTTAGTTTattattgagatttttttaaaaattaatttagcattttttaatatatatatattttttataataatgcGAATGGAGTGCACCCTAAATCTACTGAGCTCAAAATGGATGGAACGCAGGATCTCGGGCTCGAGCGACGGAGACCAACTCGCGTTCGTGCAAACGTGGATCCGAGCCCACGCCCGCGACGCGGCGGCGGTGCTCAAAAAGCCGCTCATGCTCACGGAGTTCGGCAAATCGTCGCGGTCCCCGGGCTACACCGTGGGCGCACGCGACGCCTACTTCCTCGCGGTCTACGAGGCGGTCTACGCCTGCGCGCGCGGCGGTGGACCCTGCGCCGGCGCGATCTTCTGGCAAGTGATGGCCGACGGGATGGCCGCGTGGACCGACGGCTACGACGTCGTTTTTTCGCAGAGCCCCTCCACGAAAAGCGTTATTGCGCAGCAGTCCACCAGGATTTCGAACCTAAATGTCcctgctagtaataataaatttgttgaAGGGGGTTTCGATAATTTGGTGCGAGGGGATTAGTTAATTGAGTAAGTTACTCGAAATAAAAACATCAAAGACTCtaatgtactttttttttttttttgtaataagaAGATAGGGTGGTTGATCCAATGTGGTAGgatcattaattaataaaagtgAATGAGGATGCACGGAGCCACGGAGTTGTATGATCACTGGCACTATTTGAAATAACTGAGTGCTCAGAAAAGTTTAATCAGCAGGAGAGTAACAATTTGTCACAGAATTTGCTTATTTTGGCGCTCAAGTTTTTCGACAGATCCTGACGATTTCGAAACagattgatttttattttattttttttttaccctcatTTATCACTTTATTCGGGATCAGTTGGGATTAGAATGAATCTTTGACAAAATCAGAATATATCTGACGGAAGCTTCACTGATCCAAATCAATTTGCAGCCCTACCCATGGggtcttttttgtatttttatttttttaatcattgcCTGTAGGTCCGTTGTCCTATCTCCCATCCATCCCAAACTGATCTACTGCTAGTACGTATCAgataaaattcctttttttttttttttataaatatacatatgcAGAATTCAAAATCTTTTATCATTCAGAAACTCGATCTATACCATAAGAACCACTGTACTAGAAAAAAGTTTTTCCACCTATGCAACTTATCATTAGGATGCCAGTGCATGCCCAAGGGCTCTCCCTGCTCTCATCAGTTGTGGAAGCAATTAAAGTGTGTGAGAAAgatataaaaaagatattattaATGAGATATACAGTACATCTACTGGCCCCATTttcttgaaaaagaaaaagagaaaggaaaaaagaaaagtacagCTGCATGCAAGAAATTTCAAATGAAACTTTTTTAGCAACATTTTTGGTGCCAGCTTCTTCTTTccaagaagaaaacaaaagacaGCTAATTAATACATATCTTTTTTGGTGCAACTTCACaccacatacatatatatttgctACATTAACATCTCCTCCAAATCTTCCTTCGGAGGATTTTCTTTAGGGCCAATACTTTAGCTCCATGCACTCTAAaacaaaaccaataaaaaaaaaactaaaataaaactcTCTTCTTTTATTTACAACTTCTTTGAGAAAATGTATTCAAGCAAGACACAAATATCTCTCGTACCTTTTGGCCTATAAAGCTACTAAAAATTTGATCCTTGCACCTTCACCGTAAAATATCTTTCTATTAGATCAGTCCTTTCGGATATGTTATCTTCAATTGTTAGATCGTTTCACACGAATTTTAAGAGAGAAACTGCGCCTGAAAAAGACGGATCTGATagaatttcattttctttatccCTCGTACCATGCATGCAGTTCAGTTGCAGACTTTTCCGCCGCGCTGctgcaccgccgccgccgccgcagacaCGCCCATCCACGGCGGCGCGCCGAATCCCATCTTCATGGGCCGGCGCTCGTCGACGCCGCACGCGTCGCCTTCCTCGCACAAGCCTCTCTTCCTCATCCCTCCCTTATTGCCCTCCCCCACCTCAAGACCTTTCAAAATCACCCCGAAGAGTTTGAGCTTCCCCTCCTTAGCCTCTTCTTTCCGTTCCACCgcatcctctctctccttcgttgtctcctccgccgccgcgttcTCCTGCATCAAAAGGTCGAAGTTGAGCCCCCTCACGTCCACAAACTTCGATAGAAAGCCGAGGAGCTCGTCGCATTGCTGCTTCGCCTGCGCGAGCTCGGTGCTTAGGATCTGGTTGTGCTTCTTGAGCTGCTCATTCTCATGAGACAGTTGGGCTAGTTTTTgagttggcggcggcggcggagaaggggaggaggtggaggaggagctgTGGACATCGCCGGAGTTGGTGACGGAGGAAGGAGGGAAAAgtaggggaggaggaggcggcagcaACTGCGCGCTGCAGCCGGATGTTCCGGGCTGCGGAGATTGGGGCAGCGGGGGTGCCGCCTTGCGGCGGCGAATGCTGGAGAGTAGGCCTTGCTCTCCCCGCCGGAAGCTCTCGTTCGCGAACTCCCACCTGTGCGGCACCACCTTGCGGAAACCCTGCATATAGAGAGACTTCAGATTCTTACGTCTGCGATAGCTGAGAAATTAGTGaataactactactactactNAAAAACTTTCTGTACAGAAAAAAATGGCAGCTAAATTCAAAGCGCCAATTTCCGATTATTTTAACTGGCCGgccaaaattattattattaatagtattaaaaTGGATATATTCTAATGTAATATTGAATTTCTATGAATTATTTACGGACTTTGCCTaattgtatataaaatatatcatacTAATCCAAACGGTACTTCTAATTGAGAG includes the following:
- the LOC109711330 gene encoding heat stress transcription factor B-1-like, which produces MTHKGKGSGSGSGGSGPAPFLMKTHEMVEAAETDDVISWGEEGRSFVVWKPVEFARDLLPLHFKHNNFSSFVRQLNTYGFRKVVPHRWEFANESFRRGEQGLLSSIRRRKAAPPLPQSPQPGTSGCSAQLLPPPPPLLFPPSSVTNSGDVHSSSSTSSPSPPPPPTQKLAQLSHENEQLKKHNQILSTELAQAKQQCDELLGFLSKFVDVRGLNFDLLMQENAAAEETTKEREDAVERKEEAKEGKLKLFGVILKGLEVGEGNKGGMRKRGLCEEGDACGVDERRPMKMGFGAPPWMGVSAAAAAVQQRGGKVCN